The following coding sequences are from one Zalophus californianus isolate mZalCal1 chromosome 15, mZalCal1.pri.v2, whole genome shotgun sequence window:
- the LOC113921132 gene encoding translation initiation factor IF-2-like — protein MPMACGGTTRKLGRLPLLLLLAPSARVRSSPRTYAAAAPAGDAVAGGGPRGQPGAVGGAAGGAAAARGVRSPSPACGGCSASPSPSPAEARAEGCARRPGAWGPRVCAPARFCTPPPPHPLAPWTSDPGVESRRWGCGVPGDRTWSAAAGRPSRATKGQRGVVGSKLRGFNPVLRCPQGQAQCTRFAPWRAGRD, from the coding sequence ATGCCGATGGCGTGCGGCGGCACTACCCGGAAGTTGGGTCGGctcccgctcctcctcctcctggcgcCGAGCGCGCGAGTGAGATCATCCCCGCGCACCTACGCCGCGGCTGCACCTGCGGGCGACGCGGTGGCCGGGGGCGGGCCGCGCGGGCAGCCTGGGGCAGTAGGTGGGGCGGCGGGAGGAGCCGCAGCAGCCCGGGGGGTCCGCAGCCCGAGCCCCGCCTGCGGCGGCTGCAGTGCCTcgccttccccctcccccgcggAGGCCCGAGCCGAGGGATGCGCGAGGCGGCCTGGGGCGTGGGGCCCGCGGGTGTGCGCCCCGGCTCGCTTCTGCACCCCTCCTCCgccccaccccctggcccccTGGACGAGCGATCCGGGGGTGGAAAGCCGGCGTTGGGGCTGCGGCGTCCCTGGCGACCGCACTTGGAGCGCTGCCGCGGGCCGCCCTTCGCGAGCCACCAAGGGACAGCGGGGCGTGGTGGGCAGTAAACTGCGAGGTTTTAACCCAGTTCTCAGGTGCCCTCAGGGGCAAGCTCAGTGCACACGTTTTGCGCCTTGGAGAGCCGGCAGGGACTGA